ttacaccctcatcactccacaacgctatgttatgttaaagcctgtatgtaagacacgttagccacgcatcgacagtagtcataattaatataaaactagctctccgcagggctaacgttacgtgagctagtgacagaacgttaatcttatttattagcgcttagcgctctactactttatgatggcggctgtttactaaagctgcccagacgcggccgagtgtcatttcgcatctagttcaacatatatgtgatctctatgagactcatcagacgctacctgctaccaacgtagcatcgtgcgggctagtatttagcaacgttggcatcgtttgtagcggctgtcggctgtattaagttttttttttttttttcccccccttcttctTCCTCTAAGATCACGCcttctatcacgcctatgcagatgacacacaactgtacatttctgtgtccccacatgattatagtcccctagtctccctgagtaaatgcattcatcaaatcaatgaatggatgtgccagaattttctccagttagatgtggagaagacagaggtgatcatttttgggccaaaaaaggaaaggtcaaagataagcaggcaacttagcacaatgtgacttacagctacaaatcaagtcagaaaccttggcgtaattattgattcagacctaaaatttgatagccatctaaagtccgtcactaaatccgcttattaccacctaaaaaatataaccagaattaaggggcttctgactcaacaagacatggaaaaacttatgcatgcattcattttcagcagattggactattgcaatggtatatttacaggtcttgataaaaaatcagtcaggaagctgcagctagtacagaatgttgcagccagagtcctcacaaatacaaggaagcaggaccacattacaccggttttgaaatcgctacctggcttccagtgagtcaaaggatagactataaaatactactgctcgtctacaaaacacttaatggccttggaacaaaatacatgcttgacttgttagattcctatgagacatctagacccctaaggtcgtctggaaccgatcttctgcatgttccaagaacaagaacaaagcagggtgaggcagcatttagttattatgctccttacctctggaacaagttacctgaacatcTGAagcatgctcaaactgttagctcttttaaatcagggctaaaaacacttttgtttagcactgcatatccataactggctatatatttcaatctaccttcctcttgtgcttatttccattgctgatttcaattattattagtagtagtagtttttgttttaattttattgctgtttattctatttgtgattaaatgcgatttttttgtcttggtttttacgttgtattgatttaaatgtgatttttatgatcttcatgtgatgtaaagcactttgaattgccttgtgttgaattgtgctatatactggactgtctcagaaaattagaatacacaatattctaattttctgagacagtcctgtacattaatccaccatttaaagcaggggtgtccaaactttttgcaaaggggaccagatttggcgtggtaaaaatgtggggggccgaccttggctgacgtcctttacatagaacaatatacaggactgtctcagaaaattagaatattgtgtattctaattttctgagacagtccagtatatgtactaaatttgccttgcctctacgcacgtgacatcagcgcgttgtcccgcattaaaagtagtccgagcaaaacgtgatgcttagagctgtcaaaataaacgattactcgaggtgaataaaattactcggatcagtttataAACtctagttactcgagttgctcgagtattcgtttcagctctagtagtgagtaatctaattaattacttttgtcatctttgcaacgccgttaccgaggatgtaaaggcatgcattactacgttggttgaatgacgcgagaaaagtctgcgagacacggagagagaagagcggtAGTGGAaaagagggagttgtgacgccgttgcaaacgcgatgctaggccagGTGTCTCCAATaagacctgactgtagccgacaggctacaaactacgcacacatgatgctacgctagagtttacatgtatatgaactagatgcgaaatgacagactcggctgcgTTAGCAAATGTATAGAGAagcagatgcgaaatgatacacttgccggtgttagtaaacagccgccatcttaaagcagaagacttctcagaaaggctctgttgtagagaaccttcctggcgaacataagtcaatttttatttaaaatactcctaaatcggcaaaatcttgacttgaatctatctttaaatgatgaaacaatttaaaaactTTTACGTGTAGAAAGcacacagaagggaactaatgcaataacgggagcaattgtaacaactttaacggttgattcacattaaatgacttccaaacatggcaaaggttactatcttgttatcgcaatatccacaaaacccctgtgtctagttaaatttagggtaaagaattaggCTAGGGcaactgtcccaaaaaccctttgattttcacatagtgtgacctatgttttttttttttttttgaatggaaaaaaaagaaaaaaaagaaaagtaaaaCCAGTTACTTTTCCGAGTTACTAATTacgcttacattcaggtaactgagttactaactcaattactttttgggagaattcatttgtaactgtaactaattactttttaaaagtaagattaacaacactgattacacCGAACTAGAGGTGGGATGTTtatcaaatcaatcaaaaacTATTTTGGTAATAAATAAGCTTTGTCAGACTGGAGTTTAACTTAAAATTGCCCTAATATTCTGAAATTTAGCCCATCACATTCGTCACACAGTTGCTGCACTTTCAGGTGGTGTAGATATTTGTGTTTCAACGTTATGCTCTAAAAATGCATTCTTTGCATACTTTGtgcaatttctttttttaatatgaagaTTAACTATATTGGGTGGTATACCTGTCAATTACTTTAATGATCACAGCACtaagttaaaaataattaatgaatgcttgtggattttttttttgtttaaatcaagattcattgagaacaaaaaaaaaaaaaaaaatcagcagatCAATTATTAAAACAATCATTAGTTTCAGACCTCTACTTAAACTACACATTGGCATGTACAAAAGATTTGAATGGattaatggcatttttcttcaaTTAATGGGGAACGATAATTCGAGATGCTTTGAGCTACACCTCTGGTCATGGCACACATTAAACTCATCAATATGttgtaataaaacaaaatacttttgggTTGAGCTGTTCTGGACTTCAACTGCTAATTCAAATCACAACCACTCCCACTTTCAAAAGAGGCCCCAAGCAGGGATGCCTAAAGTATTCTGTAAATCCTGACCCCTGATGGACATGTTATTAAGACGCCTGAGAGGCGTTCAGAGTTAGGTGAAAAAGAAaagcaaaatgtcttttttaaaaGTGATTGCATTCAAGCATAGAGAACatactgagaaaaaaatgaagcaaAGAGGACACCTAGTGCTAATGATGAGGAACTACAAGCAATTCAGCGTTTAGATTCCAACTTGTCAAAGTTTTATACTTGCATGAGATGAATACAGAGGGCAGAAAGCATGGTGAACTACTCCTTAGAACATCCACAGTGGATCGTGAATGTGAGTGTGAATGCTTGTTGTTTTATTTCCCTGAAATTGGCCAGTGTGGGTACCTTTTCCTCCATGGATGGCCACCGCCTCCACACCTTTCAGCAGCAAATACTCATGGATGGCATCAACATCAGCCTTTTTCTCAGCAAAAATCAAGACCTTTGGAAAGGAGAAATGTGTTTTAAACAAATGTGTATACCTATACTTTGTGCAACCATTTCAGAGTGTGAGGTAGAAACTAACAGGAGGCGTTGTTTTCTGGAGACATTCGAGCAGGTACACCATCTTTGCCTCCTCTTTTACATAttcaacttcctgttgatacacaCAAAACAGTATCAGTCAAATGTCACATTATTAAGTCTTCAGGAACTCACTGCAGACTTTAGTTTGTTGCACGCACCTGGATGACATCCAAGCTGGCAGCACCTGCTCTGCCAACATTGATGGTGATTGGTTTTACTAAAGCACTCTTGGCAAAATTCTGGATCTTCTTGGGCATGGTGGCACTAAAAAGCAGGGTTTGTCTTTGACCCTAGATGGGAGGAAAATAGGGTTATTATAACACTTTTGCTGTAACACACATTGTACTGCAAACTCAACTTATCAAACTTTTTCAGCAAATTAGGTCTTCCATAATAGGAGTCGCCATTTTATTTATACTTTAGTAAACCAAAATAGGTTTTCTTGATAAGGCCATAATGTTCATAAAATGTGGGAAAAATAATGAGTCACATTAGATTTTCAATCTGTGGCTGATTGGTAAAAGTTGATAAACAGGCAATTTGAGCTATTATGATTTTGAGGGATGGAAAATTTGTAATGACGGTCCTTCTATTTaccgtttttatttagttatttttacCATGCCTAAAACACTGTTACGCGTCAACCCTTTTAGTGCCAAAATTGCAAAATTGCAGTAAGCTACATTGCTGATTTTTAACAAACCAGAGCTGCAAATATGGTGTCTCATGTCATTACATCTTTGCAAAAAAAGATGGCAGACATCTGCCATATTTTGTTGCAAGATGTTTGCAGTCTTTTGGTACAAAGTACTAAGTACATGAGGCACCATATTTGCAATTCTGGCTTGTTAAAGGTCAGCGATGTTACTTGTCTCAATTTTGCAACTTTGGCGCTTAAATATTAAGTAACCAAAGCTAACACAGTCAAGTAAGAAAGCTATTTCTTGTGAGCGTGCAGGCTTAAAATGTACCTCAAAaatacacaaagaaaaaaattgcacttataaTAACATTCATTTATTCTTCCTCTCCTGGTAAACCAAATCTgaactttaaaatatgaaacatcAGTATTAATATGCCAGTTTGGGCCCTGTCACGCTGATTTATAATAATGTATGATTTGTAAATCGGGAAATGAGTTGCTCATTACCTTAAAATAAGAGAAAATTGTCCTGATGTCCTCCTCAAAGCCCATGTCAATCATCCTGTCAGCCTCATCCAGGGCCAGGTAGCGACAGATGTCCAAACTCACCATCTTCTTCTGTAAGAGGTCCATGAGACGCCCAGGAGTGGCAACCATCATGTGCACACCGCTGTAAGAGGAAAACACTAACATTGCATAGGCTGAGCCTTTCCAGTGTATTTACAGTACTTGGTTGTATTATTATCCAGAGACAAAACGAGTGGACCTCAATGAATTACAAGAGTATTCTCAAAATATGTTGGATACGAGCTTCTGCTAGTTGCACATGATATAATCACTGAAATACAGGATGATGaaacaatattttaaaaatcgatagtgaatgactttaaaaaattacctaTCTGCATTTTTTGCAGAATAAAGGTACCGTAAATCAACCACTGGCTTCTGAATAAAATAATAAGCTGCTGCTTCTGTTTTCCCTTACTGATTTTAACTTACTGTTTCACAACCTCCATTTGCTCTTTGACCGACATTCCTCCAATACAGAGGGCAGTTCGCATCTGAGGTGCTCCTTCTTCCTCCAGCAGTTTGCAGTAATATTCAATGATGCCGTGCGTTTGTCGTGCGAGCTCTCtctatgcaaagtccaaacatagGTTCAGTTATTGAAGAATAGAATTCTGATAGCCACTTCTTTTGTAGTTACCAAGCCTCAAGTATACTGTGCATAATCAAAACCGTTGCAGAGAAATATTTTAATAAACTCTCTAAGAAATAGAGGCTATTGCTTACTGAAGGACAAATGATGAGTCCATATGGTCCCTCTCTTTTAAAGAAGGGCAACCTCTTCTCCTGCTCCAGGGAAAACATGATGATGGGCAAAGTAAAGACCAAAGTTTTGCCTGAACCAGTAAAGGCGATGCCGATCATGTCGCGACCTGATAGACTTCAAATAGAGAGGAAATTTGAGAACAACTTAACATAATGGGCAGTATAGAGGGAACATATTTATCAGTTATCTGTTTCGTCATGGTCTTGAATTAATGAAAAATGTTAATATAGTGGAATTGTAATAAAtaagggattttttttaattgaaaaaaagaaatgcatgACATCACATTTTGCTATAGCACTTGGAGCAATTTTTAGGGAACACTGTCTTGCCCAAGgacatttaaaaagtaattggGTAAACAAAAAGTTGAGAACATGAGAACAAGATAGTTTGTTGATCTTTGACCCTGTATAAGATCAAGCCAatcaaaagttgttttttaaatagaacAAAACATCAGCCTATCCATCCCTTTATATAGCATCGTGTATGCATGGTTCACTCACACTGTGGGGATTCCTTGAATCTGAATTGGTGTTGGATGTACAATTCCtttcttctttaaacctttaagAATTGCTGAAATCACAACAGCATAGGTATGACTTTCACATCAAAAGACCAAGTAAGTGTGCATGTGTGCGGTGATGGGTCATGCATATATTTAGTCCAACCTGGTGGAAACTTCATCTCCCTGAAGCTTTTGATCGGAGGAGGGATGCCGTCTCCGTCAACCAGGATGTGAAACTTCTTTCTGACACGCTCATTTCTGGTTTCAGGCATATTGAGGACATAGCGCGGGGCCTTCCAGCTTCAAAGAACCACCAGGTTATGTAACTTGGACCACAAATGAAACTTAAGTAAAATCATCCCACCTTGTTTTGATTGGATCATCATAAATGATACCCTTGGCCATTTCTTTCACTGACATCAAAGCtgtcaaaaaagtaaaaagttcTCCACATTAGCCGTGTAAATGGTTTGAAGTAAAGTATCTTCTTTTACCTCTGCCCTCTGCAACACTTTCTAAAATCTTTTCTTCCTCTTTAAGTTGCTTTTCTTTGGCTGACTCTTTGCGTGCTGTTAATTCAGAACAAACAGAGTTAATAGTCAAATAAATAGTTAAAAAATCTTTAACTGTGAAATTGCTCATTCCAGAATGTTTTTCTTGAATGAAAACCTTCTGCTTTTTCCTTCAGGTGCTGATGCTGGTCGAGGAGACTGACATTGGATCGGGGACCAAGCCCTTCATCTTCATCCCTTTGTTCCTCCCCACTGTCTCTATGTTCCTCATCGACTGCTTTACCACGTAATCGCAACATCTTCTGAATCTGTGAGATAACCAACAGCAGATTTATGACCTGTAGGTAACTTTTGTATTTTGATTGATAAGACAAACACAAACATGTACCTTTTATTTAATGAGGGGAGAAACTTACCATTTGTTGTTTACGGATTTTGACAGGAACATAGGGGACATAATCTTCATCCTCTGAACCCTCAGATCCAGAACCTTCATCGTCTCCATGAGATCTCTGTAAaaacaatataatataaaaagacTGAACTCTACCAGTACAACACATGCAAGTAGTTTGAGACAATACTTAATTTTCAAAATGATTGTATGATGTATTTGATTTTGATGCAGATGTCTGCAGTGCTTGCTTTAGTAAACAACAAACAGCAAATTTGAGAGTTTGAAATCAGTAGGCTGTAGTTTAATGTTTCTAAATTCTAAACCTCGTAGCCAAGTTATAAGGCATATTATAGACATGCTTCGTGCTAGCCTAGTCCCACATTCGTTTACTCATCACACGTACAACATATAAGGTTGTATTTGCTTATGTACCAAATACCTAAAAGACATCGCTAAACGTGAGCAGCCAATAATGTGTATTGCTAGTCATTGAGTTAgctgctaatgctaacatgttgtttttggggtttttttgtcgCATGAACAGCGTCTTTAAATGGAGCTTACCTTTTTCAGTCGATTATCTTCTTCCATTTTACCCAATACAATGAGCTATTATGCGTACACAAATGAGGCACTAACCGACAACAATAGCGGACGAAATTTACGTGTATCACTCGAACATTAGACAGTGCGGAAGACAGTACGGAAAGCTGAAAAGCTCAAATTAgtcttaattgacttttttacatcAAGGACTACAACTTTCACAGGAAAACGCCACACAATTTTAGTGAAAACTGCATTTTATTTTCCGCAAAAATGATTCAGTTTTTTATGGAAGCCCATTCCCGCCactaaattaaaagaaaaaaaaaaagtatgaactttttttcaacGAAATAAGGCCATTTCTACGGAAGCAAAAATTCAttcaaaaacaaacccaaaagtaaattattttgcaaaaacaaagttggaaaAAGATAATTTAAAGGAcaaccccaaaaaataaattactcagaAAAACAAAGTCGGAAAAAAATATagttcaaaaaacaaacccaataataaattattttggaaaaacaaggttggaaaaatacaatttaattaaaaacaaacaaataaataaataattttgaaaaacaaagttggaattattaaaaaaaaaaaaaataaataaataaataactatgAAAAACggagggttgaaaaaaaaaaaaaaattcaaaaaacagccccaaaaataaattactcagaaaaacggagttgaaaaaaaaaaaatcaaaaacagcccgtcatttttttatttttcacatgaaTGCAATACActttcatactctggaagccaatTCCcgccactaaaaaaaaaaaaaaaaaaaaaaaaaaatattttttctcagtGGGCTTCCATACTAATTAGACCCATAATAATCAAGTGTGGTTGATTATTGTGGAATAACACGTTGGTGCTCAACCATGCAAATGCTTCCATGTTGCAGATAACTACTTTTGTTTAGGAATAATTTATTAGGTTATTATTAAGGTAGCTTAGAATGTGCGTAAGGACTctgacaagtaaaaaaaaaattatatatatatatatacacacatatatatatttcccccCACTGGCGGAAACGGGCACCAGCaagtaaagaaaacaaaaacaattttttttctactgctggaaatgggcttcctgtttttgttgaaaaaaataaaaggttttcagtttttttgttttattttagtgGCGGGAATTGGCTTCCATAAATTACAGAATTTATTGTTTACAATTATTATCATTAGATAAAACTTGGCTGTGCATACAGCAAAAATATCGTCAGGTCAAGCCTTTTAATTCCATGGGCAAAAGGCAAATAGTTGCCTTTGACACACAGCTCAGAAGGGACCAAAATAAGCACTTTATATGTACAAgcttttaaattaattgaacaGGGTGTTAGGGGGGCGCTATGCATTTGGTGTAAAATAACATATTTGGAGTCtaaaactaatttttttttttttttttttttttaaatggtgcgATTGAGGCATTACATCTTGCCTGAGgtatttttaatggaaaaatgtttactttttgcaCTTTCGCAAACAATCCGTAAAAACTATTGTCTTTCTGACAGACTACGAGAATATTTCAGTCCAACATTTCCTTTATTAAATACAGCAACACTATATCATTGCATAATGCTTTGAAGCCAGTGTCCTACGACACACTTGTGGATATTTTCCGTAGCAATCTGTAGGTTCCTTTATGAAAAACTCTTTAAAACGATAGATTTTAGGCTGGAtcttatcgataaccttttgggatgcaatatCTTGCGATATAACACCatatcgatatattgtcacacgccTATCATGCTTGGGCACTTTCTGATAAGTATTATCTGTTGGAGTGCATTTTGTGAGGAAGAAGATGTAGAATATATGAGTAATGGTGCAATTTTTTGGGTGACCATTATTTATGGAGAAAGTCATTGCATATATTGCGTTAATTTTCAAAGTAGAAATTAAAGACAACATTCAAACATTCTAAATGTACCGGTGGTAAAACCAGGGAGCAGGGGTGGGTACAAGAACCCAATTTCAAAGGTTTAACACagtagaaaatttcaaatttctgataaaaaaacatttattgaatCATGTAAGGTAAATGTTTACATACTACATACGTCAGCACATGGATGCAGTGGACAAacacaatattttcccattttgAACTTGTCACTTGATGAATGTTGCCAGAACGGCAGAAAGGGTAGTGCTGGCCTGAATATTGATCCCTGGCTGACAAGCCACTGGTTGAATGTCAGTCTTTTGAGAGTGGGCGATATTGTGAATAAAATCCTTCTACTCAACAAGAAGAAAACAGGGAATG
This Corythoichthys intestinalis isolate RoL2023-P3 chromosome 11, ASM3026506v1, whole genome shotgun sequence DNA region includes the following protein-coding sequences:
- the LOC130924380 gene encoding probable ATP-dependent RNA helicase DDX41, producing the protein MEEDNRLKKRSHGDDEGSGSEGSEDEDYVPYVPVKIRKQQMIQKMLRLRGKAVDEEHRDSGEEQRDEDEGLGPRSNVSLLDQHQHLKEKAEARKESAKEKQLKEEEKILESVAEGRALMSVKEMAKGIIYDDPIKTSWKAPRYVLNMPETRNERVRKKFHILVDGDGIPPPIKSFREMKFPPAILKGLKKKGIVHPTPIQIQGIPTVLSGRDMIGIAFTGSGKTLVFTLPIIMFSLEQEKRLPFFKREGPYGLIICPSRELARQTHGIIEYYCKLLEEEGAPQMRTALCIGGMSVKEQMEVVKHGVHMMVATPGRLMDLLQKKMVSLDICRYLALDEADRMIDMGFEEDIRTIFSYFKGQRQTLLFSATMPKKIQNFAKSALVKPITINVGRAGAASLDVIQEVEYVKEEAKMVYLLECLQKTTPPVLIFAEKKADVDAIHEYLLLKGVEAVAIHGGKDQEERTKAIEAFKEGKKDVLVATDVASKGLDFPAIQHVVNYDMPEEIENYVHRIGRTGRSGQTGIATTFINKGCDESVLMDLKALLVEAKQKVPPVLQVLQSGDETMLDIGGERGCTFCGGLGHRITDCPKLEAMQTKQVTNIGRKDYLAHSSMDF